One stretch of Mangifera indica cultivar Alphonso unplaced genomic scaffold, CATAS_Mindica_2.1 Un_0051, whole genome shotgun sequence DNA includes these proteins:
- the LOC123206847 gene encoding protein disulfide-isomerase 5-1-like, which translates to MRTHNNLCLSLTVLILFLSLTLAINQAECEVITLTPDTFSDKVKEKDTAWFVKFCVPWCKHCKNLGSLWEDLGKAMEGNDEIEVGEVDCGASKSVCTKVDIHSYPTFKVFYDGEEVAKYQGPRDVESLKTFVLEEAEKAAMKAEVDSDAEL; encoded by the exons ATGAGAACCCATAACAATCTATGTCTTAGTCTTACAgttcttattctttttctttcccttaCATTAGCTATAAATCAAGCGGAATGCGAAGTTATAACGTTAACTCCTGACACTTTCTCTGACAAG GTGAAGGAAAAAGACACTGCATGGTTCGTGAAATTTTGTGTTCCTTGGTGTAAGCATTG TAAGAATCTGGGGTCTTTATGGGAGGACTTGGGGAAGGCAATGGAAGGGAATGATGAAATAGAGGTTGGAGAAGTTGACTGTGGTGCAAGCAAATCTGTATGCACCAAAGTTGACATTCATTCCTATCCTACGTTCAAGGTCTTTTATGATGGAGAAGAAGTTGCAAAATACCAAG GTCCAAGGGATGTTGAATCATTGAAAACATTTGTTCTGGAGGAAGCAGAGAAGGCTGCAATGAAAGCAGAGGTTGATAGTGATGCGGAGTTGTGA
- the LOC123206846 gene encoding elongation factor 1-alpha-like, giving the protein MGKEKVHINIVVIGHVDSGKSTTTGHLIYKLGGIDKRVIERFEKEAAEMNKRSFKYAWVLDKLKAERERGITIDIALWKFETTKYYCTVIDAPGHRDFIKNMITGTSQADCAVLIIDSTTGGFEAGISKDGQTREHALLAFTLGVKQMICCCNKMDATTPKYSKARYDEIVKEVSSYLKKVGYNPEKIPFVPISGFEGDNMIERSTNLDWYKGPTLLEALDQINEPKRPSDKPLRLPLQDVYKIGGIGTVPVGRVETGVLKPGMVVTFGPSGLSTEVKSVEMHHEALQEALPGDNVGFNVKNVAVKDLKRGFVASNSKDDPAKEAANFTSQVIIMNHPGQIGNGYAPVLDCHTSHIAVKFAEILTKIDRRSGKELEKEPKFLKNGDAGMIKMIPTKPMVVETFSEYPPLGRFAVRDMRQTVAVGVIKNVEKKDPTGAKVTKSAAKKK; this is encoded by the exons ATGGGTAAGGAGAAGGTTCACATTAACATTGTGGTCATTGGTCATGTCGACTCCGGAAAGTCGACCACCACAGGACACTTGATCTACAAGCTTGGAGGTATTGACAAGCGTGTTATTGAGAGGTTTGAGAAGGAGGCTGCTGAAATGAACAAGAGGTCATTCAAGTATGCATGGGTGCTTGACAAGCTCAAGGCTGAGCGCGAGCGTGGTATTACCATTGATATTGCCCTGTGGAAGTTTGAGACCACGAAGTACTACTGCACTGTCATTGATGCTCCTGGACATCGTGACTTTATCAAGAACATGATCACTGGTACCTCACAGGCTGACTGTGCTGTCCTCATCATTGATTCCACTACTGGAGGTTTTGAAGCTGGTATTTCAAAGGATGGTCAAACTCGTGAGCATGCCCTGCTTGCTTTTACCCTTGGTGTCAAGCAGATGATATGCTGCTGTAACAAG ATGGATGCCACAACCCCGAAGTACTCCAAGGCAAGGTATGATGAAATTGTGAAGGAAGTGTCTTCCTACCTCAAGAAGGTTGGTTACAACCCTGAGAAGATCCCCTTTGTCCCCATCTCTGGTTTTGAGGGTGACAACATGATTGAGAGGTCCACCAACCTTGACTGGTACAAGGGACCAACCCTACTTGAGGCTCTTGATCAAATCAATGAGCCCAAGAGACCCTCAGATAAGCCCCTTCGTCTGCCACTTCAGGATGTGTACAAGATTGGTGGTATCGGAACTGTCCCTGTGGGTCGTGTGGAAACTGGTGTCCTCAAGCCCGGTATGGTTGTTACATTTGGCCCATCTGGACTGTCCACTGAAGTTAAGTCTGTTGAGATGCACCACGAAGCTCTCCAGGAGGCTCTTCCTGGAGACAATGTTGGTTTCAATGTCAAGAATGTTGCTGTCAAGGATCTCAAGCGTGGTTTCGTTGCATCTAACTCCAAGGATGATCCTGCGAAGGAGGCTGCTAACTTCACCTCTCAGGTCATCATCATGAACCACCCTGGCCAGATTGGTAACGGATATGCCCCAGTGCTCGACTGCCACACTTCCCACATTGCTGTCAAGTTTGCTGAGATCTTGACCAAGATTGACAGACGATCTGGCAAGGAGCTTGAGAAGGAGCCCAAGTTTTTGAAGAATGGTGATGCAGGAATGATTAAGATGATTCCCACCAAGCCCATGGTTGTTGAGACTTTCTCGGAGTACCCACCTCTTGGTCGTTTTGCTGTTAGGGATATGAGGCAGACTGTGGCTGTTGGTGTCATCAAGAATGTTGAGAAGAAGGACCCAACCGGTGCCAAGGTCACCAAGTCTGCTGCCAAGAAGAAGTGA